A segment of the Patescibacteria group bacterium genome:
ACATTTCCACGAAGTGCAAATTCTTTAAATTCCCGAGCTAAATTTTTTGCTGAAAAAATCATACTAATTAAGATTTAAATACCCACAAGCGATTAAGAAAAAAGTTCCAAAATATTGTTACTAATGTTGCTACAATTTTTGCTACAAGATCATGCATACCAATATATCTTCGTAAAACTGCAAAAAGAGCAAGACTCAACAACAATGCAGTAATAGTACTGATATAAAACTTTGTAGCCTCTCCCATTGATGCTCGCTCTTGTCGTTTGAATGTCCATGAGCGATTGAGGAAATAACTAAAAGTTGCGGCAGCAGCAAATGCAATAATGATAGCTATAGCATACTTACTATCACCTTCCAGTAATGTGAGTGGTGAATATCGAGTGAGTATATAATACGCACAAAAGTCTATTGCTGTGTTTGCTACACCAATAATACCAAATTTCACAAACTGGTGAAGTGATTGTTGAGTC
Coding sequences within it:
- a CDS encoding GtrA family protein, which translates into the protein MNSLITRFDGLVLACIAVFVKSHKTQQSLHQFVKFGIIGVANTAIDFCAYYILTRYSPLTLLEGDSKYAIAIIIAFAAAATFSYFLNRSWTFKRQERASMGEATKFYISTITALLLSLALFAVLRRYIGMHDLVAKIVATLVTIFWNFFLNRLWVFKS